The Candidatus Delongbacteria bacterium genome includes a region encoding these proteins:
- a CDS encoding cupin domain-containing protein, translated as MKHVNIKDIEPVFNKYNVAAKTLVDHNNATIKNLFLNPGQVIPDHKVPMDVTFFILEGTGQITIGDETSKVKPLDCLLCPPNTFMSVKADDNSSLSFLNIKTPGLKS; from the coding sequence ATGAAACATGTAAATATCAAGGATATAGAACCGGTATTTAATAAATACAATGTCGCTGCAAAAACACTTGTGGATCATAATAACGCTACAATAAAAAACTTGTTTTTAAATCCTGGACAAGTTATTCCCGATCATAAAGTGCCAATGGACGTGACTTTCTTTATTTTAGAAGGTACTGGTCAAATTACTATTGGCGATGAAACTTCCAAAGTTAAACCGCTAGATTGCTTGCTATGTCCACCAAATACTTTTATGTCGGTAAAAGCTGATGATAATTCATCATTGTCATTCTTAAACATCAAAACACCAGGTTTAAAATCATAA